The genomic window CGGCGATATCATCTTCGATATCGAAGGAGATCCGTTCTGGGAAGCCGCGCGCGGCTTGCACTTTCTTTTCGGCTTCCTCACCCGAGACGACGGCGACTGGCGGTACCAGAGCCTGTGGGCGCACGATCGGGTAGGGGAGCGCCGGCTGTTCGAAACGTTTGTCGATCTCGTCCACGACCGCCTCGCCGCTCACCCGGACATGCACGTTTACCACTACGGGGCCCACGAGCGGGTCACCGTCTCCCAGCTCATGGGCCTCTATGCCACACGCGAGGACGAGGTGGACCGGCTGCTCCGGCGCAAGGTTTTTGTCGACCTCCTCACTGTGGTCCGGCAGGGACTCCGCGCGGGTGTGCCATCGTACTCGCTTAAGGAGGTCGAAGCCCTTCCGGCGTTTATCCGCCACGCCGACCTGCGGAGCGGTACGCCGGCGGTGCTCGCCTATGAACACTGGATGGACACGCGCGACCCGACGCTCCTTGAAACAATCGCAGCCTACAACGACGAGGACTGCCGCGCGACCCTCGCCCTCCGGGACTGGCTCACTGTCCACCGTCCGGACGGCGTGTCGTGGGCCGACCCCGTCGGTGAGGAGGTTCCCGAAGACGCCCCGGGCGGCGAGCGAGATGTCCTCCGCCGTGCATTGACCGACGGGCAAGAACCCGGCGCGTCGCGCTGGCTCGCCGGCGAACTGCTCGAGTATCACCGTCGCGAAGCTCGTCCCGCCTGGTGGTGGTTTTTCGAGCGGCGCGATCAGATGACAACCGAGCAGTTAGTCGAGGATGCCGAGGCCATCGGTGGTCTCGAACCGGCAGGCGCTCCAGTGATGGTCAAGCGCTCCTTCGCGCACCCGCTGCGGTTTCCCGAACAGCAACATAAACTTGCGCCGGGCGACTCGCCTGTGGATCCGACGACGAAGGAGTCCGCGGGGACAATTGACGAGCTCGATGACGCCACCGGCATACTCACCGTGCGCCGCGGGCCCAGCCTCGCCGATGTCGCGCTTCCGCGCGCGCTCATCCCTGGCGGACCGATCCAGACATGGGCGCAGCAGGACGCGCTGGCCCGCCTCGCCCGATCCATCCTCGCCGCTGACGGAGGCTATCCCGCGCTCCGCGATATCCTGGCGCGTACCCCGCCCCGCACGACGGGTCGGCCGCGCCCGACCATCCAAACGACGGGTCTCTCCGATCTCCGGGGCCTCGCGGCGTCCTTGGACCGGAGCTATCTTTTCATTCAGGGCCCGCCCGGCACGGGCAAGACGTGGACTGGCGCGCGCATCGCTGTGGACCTTATGGCTAGGGGACGCCGTGTCGGCGTTGCGGCAACCAGCCACAAAGCGATCCACAACCTGCTCGATGAGATCGAGCGAGCCGCGCGCATCGAGTGCGTCCGGTTCCGCGGCCTCAAGAAAGCGTCGGCGACCAACGACGAGTCCGTTTACAACAGCCGGTCCATCGCCAGCACGACGGACGTCGCCACTTTCGCCGAGGCCCCTTCCGACGTGCAGCTTTTCGCTGGCACCGCGTGGCTATTCGCCCACGAGGATCTCGACGGCGCGCAACACCCGGTGATCGACACGCTCGTGATCGACGAAGCCGGCCAGGTCGCGCTCGCCGACGCCCTCGCTATGGGCACGGCGGCACAGAACGTCATCCTTCTTGGCGATCCTCTCCAGCTCGCACAGGTCTCGCAAGGGACGCACCCTCCTGGCACCAGCGCCTCAGTCCTGGAGCATCTCCTCGGCGAAGACGCCACCATCCCGCCTCATATGGGCGTCTTCCTCGAGCACACCCGGCGGATGCACCCGGACGTCTGCCACTTCATTTCGGAGGTCGTTTACGACAACCGGCTCACGGGCGTCCCTGAGGTTGCTCGCCAGGGTACC from bacterium includes these protein-coding regions:
- a CDS encoding TM0106 family RecB-like putative nuclease — its product is MQCANGRLLFSPTDLNDYVECAHLTTLALEVARGQRPRPHLPDVQADLLRRKGAEHERAYLTRLRAEGRQVVEITVGETWDFAHAARDTVEAMRAGAEIISQATFVGGCWRGRADFLRRVDRKTALGPWGYEPLDAKLARAEKPTYVLQLCYYSQSIHAIQGTPPEQMHVLLGIGEERALRYADFQAYYRRVRTRFEAAIAQPPATEPYPIEHCALCQFREVCAGRWRDEDHLVLTANIRRDQVSRLREAGVDALTALAQSAAGTVVERLAPRIFENLRDQAALQLERRTTGRLGWHHLTAEPGCGFELLPRPSPGDIIFDIEGDPFWEAARGLHFLFGFLTRDDGDWRYQSLWAHDRVGERRLFETFVDLVHDRLAAHPDMHVYHYGAHERVTVSQLMGLYATREDEVDRLLRRKVFVDLLTVVRQGLRAGVPSYSLKEVEALPAFIRHADLRSGTPAVLAYEHWMDTRDPTLLETIAAYNDEDCRATLALRDWLTVHRPDGVSWADPVGEEVPEDAPGGERDVLRRALTDGQEPGASRWLAGELLEYHRREARPAWWWFFERRDQMTTEQLVEDAEAIGGLEPAGAPVMVKRSFAHPLRFPEQQHKLAPGDSPVDPTTKESAGTIDELDDATGILTVRRGPSLADVALPRALIPGGPIQTWAQQDALARLARSILAADGGYPALRDILARTPPRTTGRPRPTIQTTGLSDLRGLAASLDRSYLFIQGPPGTGKTWTGARIAVDLMARGRRVGVAATSHKAIHNLLDEIERAARIECVRFRGLKKASATNDESVYNSRSIASTTDVATFAEAPSDVQLFAGTAWLFAHEDLDGAQHPVIDTLVIDEAGQVALADALAMGTAAQNVILLGDPLQLAQVSQGTHPPGTSASVLEHLLGEDATIPPHMGVFLEHTRRMHPDVCHFISEVVYDNRLTGVPEVARQGTAFGTGLRFLPVDHTGNASASPEEAVAVATRIRAMLGAPWTSKDGVTQLLGPSHFMVVAPYNAQVRRLRGALDAAGLRGVPAGTVDKFQGREAPVVFFSMATSSGEDIPRTLEFLFSRNRLNVAVSRAMCLAFVVASPRLLESRARTIDQMRLINALCRFVEIAEQQQC